GCCGACTGGTGAGTCTGTATCCGCCCTCGTCCTTGAGCAAAATCAAGTCGTCGCCTTCCTTGACGCCCAATTCGGTGCGAACGTCGGCAGGCACGACCACACGGCCCTGCGCTTGAATCTTCAGATTGTAGGCATGTTGAGCAGTCATGCCTGAGACTAGCGCTTTAGGCATTTGAACGGTGTAACCCAACTTCCTGCCCCGCCCCCTGCCCAAGCAGAAGCCCGAGCTTTGATGACACTCAGACTGTGATGTCGCCAATTGCGCTTGCTGCGAATATTGCGAATACTAAATGCGAGAGGTGAATCATGACCCTGCATCACACGCCTAGCGCTGCCGAACAAGCATTGGCACAGGCCGCACAGCAATTGCTCAGCCAAGCCCCCTTGAAGCTCAGCCGCGACGTGACCCTGACACCAGAACTCACTCAACTGCTCAGCGAAATTTTGGGGCAACTTGGTAAGGGCCAGAGCATTACCGTACTGAGTCAAGATCAGGAACTCAGCACCCAAGCCGCTGCCGATGTATTGGGCGTCAGCCGTCCTTACCTGATTGAGCAGCTTTTGGAGGGGCGCAAACTCCCTTACCGCAAAGTTGGCAAGCACCGCCGCATCCGCCTGAGTGACGTGTTGACGTACCAGCAGCACGACTTGGCCGAGCGGCAGGCGTTGGCGCGGGAAATTACGGAGATCGGCCAGGAGATTGATCCCTATTGAGCCTCACTCCGTTATATAGCTGCTTTTTCCGTGCCGAGCTTCCAATGTTTGCCAAGCAGCTTGAGAAGTTCAGGGACAGCCTCTAGCGCCTGCCCCACCCCCGCCCCTTGCCCAAGCTGGGGCTTGA
The sequence above is drawn from the Deinococcus detaillensis genome and encodes:
- a CDS encoding AbrB/MazE/SpoVT family DNA-binding domain-containing protein produces the protein MTAQHAYNLKIQAQGRVVVPADVRTELGVKEGDDLILLKDEGGYRLTSRRLLVRSLRGIVKKTGEAEGRDLTGELLGDRRAEAAQKGW
- a CDS encoding excisionase family DNA-binding protein — translated: MTLHHTPSAAEQALAQAAQQLLSQAPLKLSRDVTLTPELTQLLSEILGQLGKGQSITVLSQDQELSTQAAADVLGVSRPYLIEQLLEGRKLPYRKVGKHRRIRLSDVLTYQQHDLAERQALAREITEIGQEIDPY